A genomic window from Anoplolepis gracilipes chromosome 6, ASM4749672v1, whole genome shotgun sequence includes:
- the LOC140666654 gene encoding uncharacterized protein isoform X5 → MAQYFNVVTNPSGTFTFEEVPRICTVGGPRVQLVVEDVNNSGNGSQQIVTYTAAPQNRQAIFSQQTINLGNQIAATRLEQGQNVFIIKTNDIATTQAILKSNTVNAHVVNENIVSIANNTGTKVECKNEGQQVQWLKMQNAATTAKHSLLQEKNLTAVITKNNVQNNTTSSPPLYVNSGSLNSGQIEKKVAKSFQIKNQQLSNNIHAAAASQTSDGINARNSMENRIQNSTVVGNSKSAMSVCNKTVNSVGQTVKQIRASNPNTSTLRPVAIVPPEIAKTARIQTPDLEHLNEQIKQAKIKQMQFQKQNTEKLRFQQNNAQRQHSNTTQHSIQCPSNGPARRLTANSVQQRTQQISISPQKQQKSMVTSPPSSTEHNMHVSSTSMEIDPLEFMQEKIHAMSSPQSEHESSSSESVAYLQKIINDPSTAIVQHQIKGNEAKMLVMLTSGEQRLITFEIPNEDCTVHDLLDQVRAVLGQISVTFSGKTTVSLVDDPTLGINYIVEEGVGSLTSLDSTDHSDCNSVQEVVSSTTTTENLSQNTNASDENSNASGAEIFYKKNNERNATKIEKMDQDGPISKRLRGKGRAKPKLIHKEPECLTISSDEEEESRNKKVESINNNAPLTNTSHIFNEDMDTILEKEPVITNTAIFSSYSDYLANNEESNEGICDNQSFLDNEQLPQIAIECRTVRIGSYKYIPRENVVISHSGVRFSVPLLEDATSFVTLDVKFKDIVKVLIHFGKTMPVLFFYTSPNAAAIIRELLGMQDPKGPYYDPAGKDPTHKRITLLSDKLPDDSRPKLTALFSRKNKIDELNPKQANDILLRASPRDNQQPFNTTRKQSQSLVPNTVSVSDSIQTITVYPPPPAKGGIAINTEDYLCLAEDQFLNDVIIDFYLKYLTLEILSESDQHRTHVFSSYFYKRLTSPHAQAAENVVPMTAAAKRHARVQKWTKNVNIFEKDFIIIPINEHAHWFLAIICFPGLVGKVSTCATKNESDVNKIVKKSKKLKELKTKAVTIGSTTITPVPTTITIDQPDDGSERDEAEGDDEEMETDSDEEDETEQSEENKSQTPVKVEKQKETVKIPCILIFDSLAGASRARVVATLRDYLSCEYVAKLGTEKTFSKDTIKGACPKVPQQSNFTDCGLYVLQYVESFFKDPIQDYTLPIKTLKSWFEEIIVTRKREELSKLLIRLMNNTKGDKTISLPTVNFPTQDGKLKPKSETQTDVKSAKSAEVENKKKPTNPDAETRIVSFVAENTESSNEFVSNRTYQIIPLSLSSNSTESNTTEMNLTEQKSTRSSSETMSYLKAKRIPRLVSRTQNQDDSPAAKKHKAESVLQFLLYIWCLLK, encoded by the exons gcaaaatgtttttataatcaaaacaaATGATATAGCTACAACACAGGccatattaaaatctaatactGTGAATGCACATGTTgtgaatgaaaatattgtgaGCATTGCAAATAATACAG gTACTAAGgtagaatgtaaaaatgaaGGACAACAAGTACAGTggttaaaaatgcaaaatgctGCTACAACGGCGAAACATTCGTTgcttcaagaaaaaaatttaactgccgttataactaaaaataacgTACAAAATAACACTACATCATCA CCACCTCTGTATGTAAATTCTGGATCATTAAATTCGggacaaatagaaaaaaaagtagcCAAATCTTTTCAGATTAAAAATCAACAGTTGTCAAATAACATACATGCGGCTGCGGCCTCTCAAACTTCAGATGGGATAAATGCAAGAAATTCAATGGAAAATCGAATTCAAAATTCGACTGTTGTAGGAAATTCCAAATCTGCGATGTCTGTTTGTAACAAAACTGTTAATTCAGTGGGACAGACTGTAAAACAAATTCGTGCTTCTAATCCGAATACGTCGACTCTACGGCCCGTAGCTATAGTTCCTCCCGAAATTGCTAAAACGGCAAGGATACAAACTCCGGATTTGGAACATTTGAATGAGCAAATCAAGCAAGCCAAGATCAAGCAAATGCAATTTCAGAAACAGAATACTGAGAAATTAAGGTTTCAACAAAATAACGCCCAACGACAACATTCTAACACTACACAGCATTCAATTCAATGTCCGTCGAATGGTCCCGCGCGTCGGTTGACCGCAAATTCTGTACAACAAAGAACACAGCAAATTTCAATCTCTCCGCAAAAGCAACAAAAATCCATGGTAACGTCGCCTCCTTCCTCAACTGAGCATAATATGCACGTTAGTAGTACTAGTATGGAAATCGATCCTCTGGAATTCATGCAAGAAAAGATACATGCAATGTCTTCGCCACAATCGGAACACGAGAGTAGTTCAAGTGAGAGCGTCGCTTACCttcaaaagattattaatgatCCATCAACTGCCATAGTTCAACATCAAATTAAAGGAAATGAAGCCAAAATGTTAGTAATGTTAACTAGCGGAGAACAGAGATTAATCACGTTCGAGATACCGAACGAGGACTGCACGGTACACGACCTATTGGATCAGGTACGTGCAGTCTTGGGTCAG ataagtgTTACATTCTCTGGTAAAACAACAGTCTCCTTGGTAGATGATCCCACACTGGGTATAAATTACATAGTGGAAGAAGGTGTTGGATCACTTACGTCTCTTGACAGCACTGATCATAGTGACTGTAATTCTGTTCAGGAAGTTGTAAGCTCCACTACAACCACCGaaaatttatcacaaaataCCAA tgcATCAGATGAAAATAGTAATGCATCAGGTGCTGAG ATATTCTATAAGAAAAACAATGAAAGAAATGCcacaaaaatagagaaaatggATCAAGATGGTCCTATATCCAAGCGATTAAGAGGAAAAGGTAGAGCTAAACCAAAGCTTATTCATAAAGAGCCAG aatgttTGACAATATCATCtgatgaagaagaagagagtagaaataaaaaggttgaaagcattaataataatgcaccATTAACCAACACAAGTCACATTTTTAACGAAGATATGGACACCATTCTGGAAAAAGAACCAGTTATTACAAATACTGCTATTTTTAGTTCATATAGCGATTATTTGGCGAATAATGAAGAAAGCAATGaag gaaTATGTGATAATCAGAGCTTTTTAGATAATGAACAATTACCACAGATTGCTATAGAATGTCGAACAGTCAGAATAggttcttataaatatattcctcGGGAAAACGTAGTGATTTCTCATAGTGGTGTAAGATTTAGTGTACCTTTGTTAGAAGATg ctACAAGTTTTGTTACTCTGGACGtgaaatttaaagatatagtTAAGGTATTGATTCATTTTGGGAAAACTATGCCggtattattcttttatacatcTCCAAATGCAGCTGCTATAATACGTGAGTTGTTAGGAATGCAAGATCCAAAAGGACCATATTATGATCCTGCTGGAAAAG atCCTACGCATAAACGTATCACATTATTGTCAGACAAATTACCAGATGATTCGAGGCCCAAATTAACAGCTTTGTTCtcacgtaaaaataaaatagacgaATTGAATCCTAAACAGGCGAATGATATACTTTTACGAGCATCACCCAGGGAT aaTCAACAACCGTTTAATACTACACGAAAACAGAGTCAAAGCTTAGTACCAAATACTGTCAGTGTCAGTGATAGTATACAAAC aaTAACTGTATATCCACCACCTCCTGCAAAAGGGGGAATAGCCATTAACACTGAAGACTACTTATGCCTTGCAgaagatcaatttttaaacgacgtgattatagatttttatttaaaatatctaaccTTAGAGATTTTATCAGAATCTGATCAACATAGGACTCATGTGTTCagttcttatttttataaacgctTGACCAGTCCACATGCTCAAGCTGCTGAAAACGTTGTGCCAATGACGGCTGCCGCCAAACGACACGCAAGAGTACAGAAGTGGACAAAGAACGTCAATATATTtgagaaagattttattataattcctaTCAATGAACa CGCACACTGGTTCTTGGCTATTATTTGTTTCCCCGGACTGGTTGGAAAAGTTTCTACATGTGCTACGAAAAACGAAAGTGATGTTAATAAGATTGtgaaaaagagtaaaaagttaaaagaattgaaaacAAAAGCTGTTACAATTGGCTCTACAACTATCACTCCTGTACCTACAACCATAACGATAGATCAACCGGATGATGGATCTGAGAGAGATGAAGCTGAAGGTGATGATGAGGAGATGGAAACAGACAGCGACGAAGAg GACGAGACAGAACAAtcagaagaaaataaaagccAAACTCCCGTTAAAGTTGAAAAGCAaaaagaaactgtcaaaat tcCTTGCATATTGATATTTGACTCGCTTGCTGGCGCTAGTAGAGCGCGAGTAGTCGCTACATTAAGAGATTATTTAAGTTGTGAATATGTTGCTAAACTTGGTACAGAAAAGACATTCTCAAAAGATACTATTAAGGGAGCGTGTCCGAAAGTACCCCAACAATCAAATTTTACTGATTGTGGACtatatgtattacaatatGTGGAAAGTTTCTTTAAG GATCCAATTCAAGATTATACTTTGccaattaaaactttgaaatcATGGTTTGAGGAAATTATTGTGACAAGGAAAAGAGAGGAATTATCAAAACTACTAATTAGACTGATGAATAACACTAAAGGGGATAAAACTATAAGTTTGCCTACTGTGAATTTCCCTACGCAAGACGGTAAATTGAAGCCGAAAAGTGAAACTCAGACAGATGTAAAGTCGGCAAAATCAGCCGAggtagaaaataagaaaaagccTACAAATCCGGATGCAGAAACGCGTATTGTTTCATTTGTGGCAGAAAATACAGAATCCTCTAATGAATTTGTTAGTAATAGAACTTATCAGATCATTCCTTTATCTCTAAGTTCTAACTCAACCGAGAGTAATACAACGGAAATGAATTTGACTGAACAAAAATCTACAAG atCATCGAGTGAAACGATGTCCTATTTAAAAGCAAAACGAATTCCTAGGCTAGTGTCAAGAACACAGAATCAAGACGACTCTCCTGCTGCTAAAAAACACAAAGCAGAGTCAGTTCTTCAATTCct ATTGTACATCTGGTGTCTCCTTAAGTGa
- the LOC140666654 gene encoding uncharacterized protein isoform X6, with translation MQNAATTAKHSLLQEKNLTAVITKNNVQNNTTSSPPLYVNSGSLNSGQIEKKVAKSFQIKNQQLSNNIHAAAASQTSDGINARNSMENRIQNSTVVGNSKSAMSVCNKTVNSVGQTVKQIRASNPNTSTLRPVAIVPPEIAKTARIQTPDLEHLNEQIKQAKIKQMQFQKQNTEKLRFQQNNAQRQHSNTTQHSIQCPSNGPARRLTANSVQQRTQQISISPQKQQKSMVTSPPSSTEHNMHVSSTSMEIDPLEFMQEKIHAMSSPQSEHESSSSESVAYLQKIINDPSTAIVQHQIKGNEAKMLVMLTSGEQRLITFEIPNEDCTVHDLLDQVRAVLGQISVTFSGKTTVSLVDDPTLGINYIVEEGVGSLTSLDSTDHSDCNSVQEVVSSTTTTENLSQNTNASDENSNASGAEEPILVKGMFALCPHCGYSSLHFNRCERCSTKLTEEVKSIPITKRKETGMSVDIFYKKNNERNATKIEKMDQDGPISKRLRGKGRAKPKLIHKEPECLTISSDEEEESRNKKVESINNNAPLTNTSHIFNEDMDTILEKEPVITNTAIFSSYSDYLANNEESNEGICDNQSFLDNEQLPQIAIECRTVRIGSYKYIPRENVVISHSGVRFSVPLLEDATSFVTLDVKFKDIVKVLIHFGKTMPVLFFYTSPNAAAIIRELLGMQDPKGPYYDPAGKDPTHKRITLLSDKLPDDSRPKLTALFSRKNKIDELNPKQANDILLRASPRDNQQPFNTTRKQSQSLVPNTVSVSDSIQTITVYPPPPAKGGIAINTEDYLCLAEDQFLNDVIIDFYLKYLTLEILSESDQHRTHVFSSYFYKRLTSPHAQAAENVVPMTAAAKRHARVQKWTKNVNIFEKDFIIIPINEHAHWFLAIICFPGLVGKVSTCATKNESDVNKIVKKSKKLKELKTKAVTIGSTTITPVPTTITIDQPDDGSERDEAEGDDEEMETDSDEEDETEQSEENKSQTPVKVEKQKETVKIPCILIFDSLAGASRARVVATLRDYLSCEYVAKLGTEKTFSKDTIKGACPKVPQQSNFTDCGLYVLQYVESFFKDPIQDYTLPIKTLKSWFEEIIVTRKREELSKLLIRLMNNTKGDKTISLPTVNFPTQDGKLKPKSETQTDVKSAKSAEVENKKKPTNPDAETRIVSFVAENTESSNEFVSNRTYQIIPLSLSSNSTESNTTEMNLTEQKSTRSSSETMSYLKAKRIPRLVSRTQNQDDSPAAKKHKAESVLQFLLYIWCLLK, from the exons atgcaaaatgctGCTACAACGGCGAAACATTCGTTgcttcaagaaaaaaatttaactgccgttataactaaaaataacgTACAAAATAACACTACATCATCA CCACCTCTGTATGTAAATTCTGGATCATTAAATTCGggacaaatagaaaaaaaagtagcCAAATCTTTTCAGATTAAAAATCAACAGTTGTCAAATAACATACATGCGGCTGCGGCCTCTCAAACTTCAGATGGGATAAATGCAAGAAATTCAATGGAAAATCGAATTCAAAATTCGACTGTTGTAGGAAATTCCAAATCTGCGATGTCTGTTTGTAACAAAACTGTTAATTCAGTGGGACAGACTGTAAAACAAATTCGTGCTTCTAATCCGAATACGTCGACTCTACGGCCCGTAGCTATAGTTCCTCCCGAAATTGCTAAAACGGCAAGGATACAAACTCCGGATTTGGAACATTTGAATGAGCAAATCAAGCAAGCCAAGATCAAGCAAATGCAATTTCAGAAACAGAATACTGAGAAATTAAGGTTTCAACAAAATAACGCCCAACGACAACATTCTAACACTACACAGCATTCAATTCAATGTCCGTCGAATGGTCCCGCGCGTCGGTTGACCGCAAATTCTGTACAACAAAGAACACAGCAAATTTCAATCTCTCCGCAAAAGCAACAAAAATCCATGGTAACGTCGCCTCCTTCCTCAACTGAGCATAATATGCACGTTAGTAGTACTAGTATGGAAATCGATCCTCTGGAATTCATGCAAGAAAAGATACATGCAATGTCTTCGCCACAATCGGAACACGAGAGTAGTTCAAGTGAGAGCGTCGCTTACCttcaaaagattattaatgatCCATCAACTGCCATAGTTCAACATCAAATTAAAGGAAATGAAGCCAAAATGTTAGTAATGTTAACTAGCGGAGAACAGAGATTAATCACGTTCGAGATACCGAACGAGGACTGCACGGTACACGACCTATTGGATCAGGTACGTGCAGTCTTGGGTCAG ataagtgTTACATTCTCTGGTAAAACAACAGTCTCCTTGGTAGATGATCCCACACTGGGTATAAATTACATAGTGGAAGAAGGTGTTGGATCACTTACGTCTCTTGACAGCACTGATCATAGTGACTGTAATTCTGTTCAGGAAGTTGTAAGCTCCACTACAACCACCGaaaatttatcacaaaataCCAA tgcATCAGATGAAAATAGTAATGCATCAGGTGCTGAG GAGCCTATTTTGGTCAAAGGGATGTTTGCTCTCTGTCCACACTGCGGCTACAGTTCACTCCACTTCAACCGATGTGAACGATGTAGTACAAAATTAACTGAGGAAGTCAAGTCAATACCTATAACAAAAAGGAAGGAGACTGGGATGTCTGTTGAT ATATTCTATAAGAAAAACAATGAAAGAAATGCcacaaaaatagagaaaatggATCAAGATGGTCCTATATCCAAGCGATTAAGAGGAAAAGGTAGAGCTAAACCAAAGCTTATTCATAAAGAGCCAG aatgttTGACAATATCATCtgatgaagaagaagagagtagaaataaaaaggttgaaagcattaataataatgcaccATTAACCAACACAAGTCACATTTTTAACGAAGATATGGACACCATTCTGGAAAAAGAACCAGTTATTACAAATACTGCTATTTTTAGTTCATATAGCGATTATTTGGCGAATAATGAAGAAAGCAATGaag gaaTATGTGATAATCAGAGCTTTTTAGATAATGAACAATTACCACAGATTGCTATAGAATGTCGAACAGTCAGAATAggttcttataaatatattcctcGGGAAAACGTAGTGATTTCTCATAGTGGTGTAAGATTTAGTGTACCTTTGTTAGAAGATg ctACAAGTTTTGTTACTCTGGACGtgaaatttaaagatatagtTAAGGTATTGATTCATTTTGGGAAAACTATGCCggtattattcttttatacatcTCCAAATGCAGCTGCTATAATACGTGAGTTGTTAGGAATGCAAGATCCAAAAGGACCATATTATGATCCTGCTGGAAAAG atCCTACGCATAAACGTATCACATTATTGTCAGACAAATTACCAGATGATTCGAGGCCCAAATTAACAGCTTTGTTCtcacgtaaaaataaaatagacgaATTGAATCCTAAACAGGCGAATGATATACTTTTACGAGCATCACCCAGGGAT aaTCAACAACCGTTTAATACTACACGAAAACAGAGTCAAAGCTTAGTACCAAATACTGTCAGTGTCAGTGATAGTATACAAAC aaTAACTGTATATCCACCACCTCCTGCAAAAGGGGGAATAGCCATTAACACTGAAGACTACTTATGCCTTGCAgaagatcaatttttaaacgacgtgattatagatttttatttaaaatatctaaccTTAGAGATTTTATCAGAATCTGATCAACATAGGACTCATGTGTTCagttcttatttttataaacgctTGACCAGTCCACATGCTCAAGCTGCTGAAAACGTTGTGCCAATGACGGCTGCCGCCAAACGACACGCAAGAGTACAGAAGTGGACAAAGAACGTCAATATATTtgagaaagattttattataattcctaTCAATGAACa CGCACACTGGTTCTTGGCTATTATTTGTTTCCCCGGACTGGTTGGAAAAGTTTCTACATGTGCTACGAAAAACGAAAGTGATGTTAATAAGATTGtgaaaaagagtaaaaagttaaaagaattgaaaacAAAAGCTGTTACAATTGGCTCTACAACTATCACTCCTGTACCTACAACCATAACGATAGATCAACCGGATGATGGATCTGAGAGAGATGAAGCTGAAGGTGATGATGAGGAGATGGAAACAGACAGCGACGAAGAg GACGAGACAGAACAAtcagaagaaaataaaagccAAACTCCCGTTAAAGTTGAAAAGCAaaaagaaactgtcaaaat tcCTTGCATATTGATATTTGACTCGCTTGCTGGCGCTAGTAGAGCGCGAGTAGTCGCTACATTAAGAGATTATTTAAGTTGTGAATATGTTGCTAAACTTGGTACAGAAAAGACATTCTCAAAAGATACTATTAAGGGAGCGTGTCCGAAAGTACCCCAACAATCAAATTTTACTGATTGTGGACtatatgtattacaatatGTGGAAAGTTTCTTTAAG GATCCAATTCAAGATTATACTTTGccaattaaaactttgaaatcATGGTTTGAGGAAATTATTGTGACAAGGAAAAGAGAGGAATTATCAAAACTACTAATTAGACTGATGAATAACACTAAAGGGGATAAAACTATAAGTTTGCCTACTGTGAATTTCCCTACGCAAGACGGTAAATTGAAGCCGAAAAGTGAAACTCAGACAGATGTAAAGTCGGCAAAATCAGCCGAggtagaaaataagaaaaagccTACAAATCCGGATGCAGAAACGCGTATTGTTTCATTTGTGGCAGAAAATACAGAATCCTCTAATGAATTTGTTAGTAATAGAACTTATCAGATCATTCCTTTATCTCTAAGTTCTAACTCAACCGAGAGTAATACAACGGAAATGAATTTGACTGAACAAAAATCTACAAG atCATCGAGTGAAACGATGTCCTATTTAAAAGCAAAACGAATTCCTAGGCTAGTGTCAAGAACACAGAATCAAGACGACTCTCCTGCTGCTAAAAAACACAAAGCAGAGTCAGTTCTTCAATTCct ATTGTACATCTGGTGTCTCCTTAAGTGa